A window from Citrus sinensis cultivar Valencia sweet orange chromosome 5, DVS_A1.0, whole genome shotgun sequence encodes these proteins:
- the LOC102623910 gene encoding uncharacterized protein LOC102623910 isoform X1 has product MAKHNRDQALDFQGFLNDLQDWDLSLHEKDKKMKHKASSKDNLVSSSLKSGEKPSPSGNSYSRNYDPVSRISSSLMNEESTPDATSEKELGNECFKQKKFKEAIDCYSRSIALSPTAVAYANRAMAYLKLRRFQEAEDDCTEALNLDDRYIKAYSRRATARKELGKLKESIEDSEFALRLEPQNQEIKKQLAEVKSLYEKEVFQKASKTLEKYGKSGMKVNGHEVRAVRNTIQKTGVAEIQDLTISKKTENKNLRDESKTEGQRDGSGANATHISGLDKRNHRTKKAVLDASVQELATRATSRAVAEAAKNITPPKSAYEFEVSWRGFAGDHALQARLLKAISPNALPQIFKNALSASILIDIVKVVAMFFPGEVDLAIKYLEYLTMVPRFDFVIMCLSLADKADLRKVWDETFCNELTPIEYAEILDNLRSKYCLSQ; this is encoded by the exons ATGGCGAAGCACAATCGCGATCAAGCTCTG GATTTCCAGGGGTTTTTGAATGATTTGCAGGACTGGGACCTTTCGCTCCacgaaaaagacaaaaagatgAAGCATAAAGCTTCTTCCAAGGATAATTtg GTGTCATCTTCTCTGAAATCTGGGGAGAAACCGAGTCCAAGTGGAAATTCTTATTCAAGGAACTATGATCCAGTCAGCCGCATATCAAGTAGTCTCATGAATGAAGAGAGTACTCCAGATGCCACTTCAGAGAAAGAACTG GGTAATGAGTGTTTCAAGCAGAAGAAGTTTAAGGAAGCTATTGATTGCTATTCAAGAAGCATTGCCCTATCACCAACTGCTGTAGCTTATGCAAATAGGGCTATGGCTTATCTTAAACTCAGAAG ATTCCAGGAAGCTGAGGATGACTGTACAGAGGCTTTAAATCTAGATGATCGCTATATAAAAGCGTACTCACGTCGAGCTACAGCCAGAAAAGAACTTGGGAAACTGAAAGAGTCCATTGAGG ATTCTGAGTTTGCCCTGAGATTGGAACCTCAGAACCAGGAAATCAAGAAACAACTTGCTGAAGTAAAATCTCTCTATGAGAAA GAGGTTTTTCAGAAGGCATCTAAAACACTGGAGAAATATGGAAAGTCAGGAATGAAAGTGAATGGGCATGAGGTCCGTGCCGTCCGAAATACTATACAGAAGACAGGAGTGGCCGAAATTCAAGATCTTACTATTTCTAAG aaaacagaaaacaaaaatttgagaGATGAAAGCAAAACTGAGGGCCAGCGAGATGGTTCTGGTGCAAATGCGACTCATATTTCTGGCTTGGATAAG AGAAATCACAGAACAAAAAAAGCGGTGTTAGATGCATCTGTGCAAGAACTAGCCACTCGAGCAACTTCAAGAGCTGTGGCTGAAGCTGCCAAAAATATCACACCTCCAAAATCAGCTTACGAGTTTGAAGTCTCTTGGAGAGGCTTCGCTGGTGATCATGCCCTACAAGCTCGTTTGCTGAAG gcTATCTCTCCAAATGCACTGccccaaatatttaaaaacgCATTGTCTGCTTCTATCTTAATTGATATCGTCAAGGTGGTTGCCATGTTTTTCCC TGGAGAAGTGGATTTGGCTATCAAATATCTTGAATATTTAACCATGGTCCCAAGATTTGACTTCGTCATCATGTGTCTTTCATTAGCGGACAAGGCTG ATCTTCGAAAGGTATGGGATGAAACATTTTGTAATGAATTGACTCCGATTGAGTATGCAGAGATCCTTGATAATTTGCGTTCCAAATACTGCCTTAGCCAGTGA
- the LOC102623618 gene encoding protein SEMI-ROLLED LEAF 2 produces MGFISRKIFPACGSMCVCCPALRSRSRQPVKRYKKLLAEIFPKSIDGPPNERKIVKLCEYAAKNPFRIPKIAKYLEERCYKELRCEHIKLINIVTEAYNKMLCMCKVQMAYFAVSLLNVATELLDNSKQETVQILGCQTLSRFIYSQADGTYTHNIEKFVKKVCKLACENGVEHQRSLRASSLQCLSAMVWFMAEFSCIFADFDEIVSATLDNYEPDTCSEDDDERGEPHHNWVDEVVRCEGRGAAAGSDTGPSSMMIRPRPEKKDPSALTREEVETPKVWARICIQRMVDLAKETTTMRRVLDPMFTYFDSRRQWIPRQGLAMIVLSDMAYLMETSGNQQLILASVIHHLDHKNVSHDPQLKSYVIQVATALARQIRSGMVLVEIGSVSDLCRHLRKSFQATVESVGEQESNLNILLRNSIEDCLLEIAKGIGDTRPLFDMMAMTLEKLPSSGVIARATLGSLIILAHMISVASISSRSQQVFPEALLVQILKAMLHPNVETRVGAHQIFSVLLIPSPINQHHEVASVRSGYLHEPQQWHSNAASTTSITALLEKLRRDKNGVKMDKSRYNVHDEIRGRDSVEDDWKQGHTPKTSSNFYKLSSIIERTAGPTNLVDVEPFVMKFTEDQIVQLLSSFWIQATLPDNLPSNFEAIAHSFNLTLISLRLKNPNDKLMARFFQLPLFLRNLSLDPNNGMLPSVCQRSILVMSTGMLMFAAKVYNIPGLNDLLKTLIPNDVDPYMGIGDDLQIYVRPQADVKEYGSFTDNQQATSLIYELRNKVYESDKIILDIIVQNLSTIIEVEADDLAKQLQEPFTPDDAIMFGPQSILALDHSQMISNSKESLSFDEDIATNSLVEDDATSEASVANLSRFIPRMPTPSPTSHIVSIGQLMESALKVAGQVAGSTISTSPLPYNTLASHCEALGSGTRQKLSNWLIHENHYARATNKFSPASPADSYSALEKIISDEPGEGSVMPQNACTAMKLPPVSPFDNFLKAAGC; encoded by the exons ATGGGATTCATTTCCAGAAAGATTTTCCCAGCATGTGGCAGCATGTGTGTATGCTGTCCTGCTCTGAGGTCGAGATCTCGACAACCTGTTAAGCGTTACAAGAAGTTGCTTGCAGAGATCTTCCCCAAATCCATT GATGGTCCTccaaatgaaaggaaaattgtcaaattatgtgaatatgCTGCCAAAAACCCATTTCGAATTCCAAAG ATAGCAAAATATCTTGAAGAAAGGTGCTATAAAGAACTGCGATGTGAGCatatcaaattaatcaatattgTTACAGAGGCTTACAACAAGATGCTTTGCATGTGTAAAGTACAGAT GGCGTATTTTGCTGTTAGTTTATTGAATGTTGCCACTGAACTGCTGGACAACTCTAAGCAAGAGACTGTTCAGATACTTGGGTGCCAAACCTTGTCAAGGTTCATCTATAGTCAG GCAGACGGCACTTACACACATAACATTGAAAAGTTTGTTAAAAAAGTATGTAAGCTGGCATGTGAAAATGGTGTGGAACATCAGAGGAGTTTGAGGGCCTCAAGCTTGCAGTGCCTTTCAGCAATG GTGTGGTTCATGGCGGAGTTTTCATGCATTTTTGCTGATTTTGATGAG ATTGTAAGTGCCACTTTAGATAATTATGAGCCAGATACATGTAGcgaagatgatgatgagagAGGGGAGCCGCATCATAATTGGGTAGATGAAGTGGTTAGATGCGAGGGCAGAGGTGCAGCTGCTGGTAGTGATACTGGCCCTAGCAGCATGATGATCCGACCTCGTCCGGAGAAAAAAGATCCTTCAGCTTTGACAAG AGAAGAGGTGGAGACACCTAAAGTATGGGCACGAATTTGTATTCAGAGAATGGTTGACCTAGCCAAGGAGACTACAACTATGCGTCGAGTATTGGATCCAATGTTTACATACTTTGATTCCAGACGGCAGTGGATTCCTCGGCAGGGGTTAGCCATGATTGTTTTGTCAGATATGGCCTACTTGATGGAGACTTCAG GGAATCAGCAGTTGATTTTGGCTTCTGTTATACACCATCTGGACCACAAAAATGTTTCGCATGATCCCCAGCTCAAGTCTTATGTGATACAAGTTGCTACAGCTTTAGCTAGGCAAATTAGGTCAGGAATGGTGCTTGTGGAAATTGGCTCTGTGAGTGACCTGTGCAGGCATCTAAGAAAAAGTTTTCAAGCCACAGTTGAATCAGTTGGAGAGCAAGAGTCAAACTTGAATATATTACTCCGGAATTCTATTGAAGATTGCTTACTTGAGATAGCTAAAGGG ATTGGTGATACACGACCGCTTTTTGACATGATGGCAATGACACTGGAAAAGCTGCCATCTTCTGGGGTTATTGCTCGTGCAACCCTTGGATCATTGATAATTCTTGCTCATATGATTTCAGTGGCATCAATATCATCTCGTTCACAGCAG GTGTTTCCTGAAGCACTTCTTGTCCAAATTTTGAAAGCAATGTTGCATCCGAATGTTGAGACACGCGTTGGAGCACACCAGATATTTTCAGTTCTTCTCATTCCAAGTCCTATTAATCAGCACCATGAAGTAGCTTCAGTGCGATCTGGTTATCTCCATGAACCGCAACAGTGGCATTCAAATGCAGCATCTACCACTTCAATTACAGCTCTGCTTGAAAAGCTCCGGAGAGACAAGAATGGTGTCAAAATGGACAAGAGTAGATATAATGTTCACGATGAAATTAGAGGAAGGGACTCCGTAGAAGATGACTGGAAACAGGGCCATACCCCCAAAActtcttctaatttttataaattaagttctATTATTGAGAGGACAGCAGGACCCACCAACTTGGTTGATGTG GAACCTTTTGTTATGAAGTTCACCGAGGATCAAATTGTGCAgttgctttcttctttctgGATACAAGCCACTCTTCCTGATAATTTGCCTTCAAATTTTGAAGCTATAGCTCATTCTTTCAACTTAACACTTATTTCGTTGCGCTTAAAG AACCCAAATGACAAACTCATGGCCCGCTTCTTCCAGCTTCCCTTGTTTCTCAGGAATCTGTCCTTGGATCCTAACAATG GGATGTTGCCTTCAGTGTGCCAGAGATCAATCCTTGTTATGTCAACGGGCATGTTGATGTTTGCAGCTAAAGTATATAATATTCCTGGTTTGAATGATTTGCTGAAGACCTTAATCCCTAATGAT GTTGATCCTTATATGGGCATTGGTGATGACCTTCAAATATACGTAAGGCCTCAGGCAGATGTGAAAGAATATGGATCTTTTACGGACAATCAACAAGCTACATCATTAATCTACGAGTTACGAAACAAAGTATATGAATCTGACAAGATCATATTGGATATCATAGTTCAGAATTTGTCTACCATCATTGAG GTGGAGGCGGATGACTTAGCGAAGCAACTTCAAGAACCATTCACACCAGATGATGCAATCATGTTTGGCCCACAATCAATACTTGCCTTGGACCATAGTCAGATGATTTCCAATTCCAAAGAATCACTATCATTCGATGAG GACATTGCAACGAATTCATTGGTCGAGGATGATGCCACAAGTGAAGCATCTGTTGCTAACCTCTCTCGCTTCATTCCCAGAATGCCTACTCCATCTCCTACCTCCCACATTGTCAGCATTGGGCAGCTTATGGAATCG GCACTCAAGGTAGCTGGTCAGGTAGCAGGATCAACTATCTCAACATCACCCCTCCCATACAATACCCTGGCCAGCCATTGTGAAGCTCTTGGCTCCGGCACCAGGCAGAAGCTATCCAATTGGTTGATCCATGAAAATCATTATGCTAGAGCTACCAACAAATTTTCACCGGCATCTCCTGCGGACAGTTACTCGGCACTTGAGAAA ATAATCAGCGATGAGCCTGGTGAAGGATCTGTGATGCCACAGAATGCATGCACCGCAATGAAGCTACCTCCTGTAAGCCCTTTTGACAACTTCCTCAAAGCAGCTGGATGTTAA
- the LOC102624196 gene encoding uncharacterized protein LOC102624196 isoform X1: MEDFRGLRFSNATGARKKRSNISRRPWNDLQPLSDFRDLSSFSSTPPSENNMIKIDDGGFAESDEASNSGSFRDNNDHNGDYSKRHSEGVLAPINWRCTSNMGNFGAVSDGLGNENKVKKVKLKVGGITRTINAKSAQDGSAGAGSTRLYHYSDTQQPRQKLIIQEVSDDNRSISSDNRDSLQGSTWKDSSESDLRAEGSRSRIPYENIPTRQTEKYESVRKSKRVPKKRSLDGVFDDTNDVDDDEIRYLEKVKKSKVNTNYGAQYEDDKEGGSRKQRKISRVLKKNVDVLYEVNAGEFGSSKLGKDGKKLRSGRVSEDTDYLEEEEPLSDGEPEIKKKKTRKEFIDLLGDSKKEMTVTTRQRALQTGKDVTSGAGASLLEFPNGLPPVPPKKQKEKLSEVEQQLKRAEALQRRRMQVEKAARESEAEAIRKILGQDSNRKKREDKMKKRQEELAQEKAANAMVLASDTIRWTMGPSGTTVTFPSEVGLPSLFDHKPSSYPPPREKCAAPSCTNPYKYRDSKSKLPLCSLQCYKAINEKMPPVSAC; encoded by the exons ATGGAAGATTTCAGAGGATTAAGGTTCAGTAATGCAACTGGTGCAAGGAAGAAGAGGAGTAATATATCTCGTCGTCCTTGGAATGACTTGCAGCCACTCTCAGATTTCCGTGACCTTTCATCCTTCTCATCCACACCACCTTCAGAAAAT AACATGATCAAGATTGATGATGGAGGGTTTGCAGAATCTGATGAAGCTTCAAACAGTGGATCTTTTCGAGACAATAATGATCATAATGGTGATTATTCCAAAAGGCACAGTGAAGGAGTTCTTGCCCCAATTAATTGGAGATGCACAAGTAATATGGGGAATTTTGGAGCTGTTTCAGATGGATTAGGAAAcgaaaataaagtaaaaaaggTCAAGCTTAAAGTTGGTGGTATTACACGTACCATTAATGCCAAATCTGCACAAGATGGCAGTGCTGGAGCTGGTTCTACAAGGTTGTATCATTATTCAGACACCCAACAGCCACGGCAGAAGCTGATTATCCAG GAAGTTTCTGATGACAATCGTTCCATTAGTTCAGATAACAGAGATAGCTTGCAAGGTTCAACATGGAAAGATTCCTCTGAAAGTGATTTGAGGGCAGAGGGTTCTAGGAGTAGGATTCCTTATGAAAACATACCCACAAGGCAAACAGAAAAATATGAATCGGTTAGAAAGAGCAAGCGGGTCCCTAAGAAACGCTCTTTAGATGGAGTTTTTGATGATACAaatgatgttgatgatgatgagatcCGATACCTtgaaaaggttaaaaaatctaaagtcAACACCAATTATGGTGCACAATATGAAGATGACAAGGAAGGAGGAAGCAGGAAGCAAAGGAAGATATCAAGAGTATTAAAGAAGAATGTTGATGTGCTCTATGAAGTAAACGCGGGTGAGTTTGGCTCATCAAAATTGGGTAAGGATGGTAAGAAGTTGAGATCAGGGAGAGTATCTGAAGATACCGATTATCTAGAAGAGGAAGAGCCACTGTCAGACGGTGAACCTgaaattaagaagaagaaaacaagaaaagagtttattgatttattgggTGATTCTAAGAAAGAAATGACAGTTACCACTCGGCAACGTGCTCTCCAGACTGGCAAAGATGTCACATCTGGTGCTGGTGCAAGTCTACTTGAGTTCCCAAATGGTCTGCCCCCTGTTCCTCCTAAAA AGCAAAAGGAGAAATTGTCTGAAGTGGAACAGCAACTGAAAAGAGCAGAAGCTCTTCAGAGACGAAGGATGCAAGTGGAGAAGGCAGCAAGGGAATCTGAG GCCGAGGCAATCAGGAAAATACTAGGCCAAGATTCAAACAGAAAAAAGAGGGAggataaaatgaagaaacgACAAGAGGAATTGGCACAG GAGAAAGCTGCAAATGCAATGGTACTTGCATCAGACACCATTAGATGGACCATGGGTCCCTCAGGAACCACTGTAACATTCCCCAGCGAGGTTGGCTTGCCAAGTCTTTTTGATCATAAACCTAGCAG CTACCCTCCTCCCCGAGAAAAATGCGCTGCTCCATCATGTACAAATCCTTACAAGTATCGTGATTCCAAGTCCAAACTTCCTCTCTGCAGCCTCCAATGCTACAAGGCTATAAATGAAAAGATGCCTCCAGTATCTGCCTGTTAA
- the LOC102623910 gene encoding uncharacterized protein LOC102623910 isoform X2, translating into MAKHNRDQALDWDLSLHEKDKKMKHKASSKDNLVSSSLKSGEKPSPSGNSYSRNYDPVSRISSSLMNEESTPDATSEKELGNECFKQKKFKEAIDCYSRSIALSPTAVAYANRAMAYLKLRRFQEAEDDCTEALNLDDRYIKAYSRRATARKELGKLKESIEDSEFALRLEPQNQEIKKQLAEVKSLYEKEVFQKASKTLEKYGKSGMKVNGHEVRAVRNTIQKTGVAEIQDLTISKKTENKNLRDESKTEGQRDGSGANATHISGLDKRNHRTKKAVLDASVQELATRATSRAVAEAAKNITPPKSAYEFEVSWRGFAGDHALQARLLKAISPNALPQIFKNALSASILIDIVKVVAMFFPGEVDLAIKYLEYLTMVPRFDFVIMCLSLADKADLRKVWDETFCNELTPIEYAEILDNLRSKYCLSQ; encoded by the exons ATGGCGAAGCACAATCGCGATCAAGCTCTG GACTGGGACCTTTCGCTCCacgaaaaagacaaaaagatgAAGCATAAAGCTTCTTCCAAGGATAATTtg GTGTCATCTTCTCTGAAATCTGGGGAGAAACCGAGTCCAAGTGGAAATTCTTATTCAAGGAACTATGATCCAGTCAGCCGCATATCAAGTAGTCTCATGAATGAAGAGAGTACTCCAGATGCCACTTCAGAGAAAGAACTG GGTAATGAGTGTTTCAAGCAGAAGAAGTTTAAGGAAGCTATTGATTGCTATTCAAGAAGCATTGCCCTATCACCAACTGCTGTAGCTTATGCAAATAGGGCTATGGCTTATCTTAAACTCAGAAG ATTCCAGGAAGCTGAGGATGACTGTACAGAGGCTTTAAATCTAGATGATCGCTATATAAAAGCGTACTCACGTCGAGCTACAGCCAGAAAAGAACTTGGGAAACTGAAAGAGTCCATTGAGG ATTCTGAGTTTGCCCTGAGATTGGAACCTCAGAACCAGGAAATCAAGAAACAACTTGCTGAAGTAAAATCTCTCTATGAGAAA GAGGTTTTTCAGAAGGCATCTAAAACACTGGAGAAATATGGAAAGTCAGGAATGAAAGTGAATGGGCATGAGGTCCGTGCCGTCCGAAATACTATACAGAAGACAGGAGTGGCCGAAATTCAAGATCTTACTATTTCTAAG aaaacagaaaacaaaaatttgagaGATGAAAGCAAAACTGAGGGCCAGCGAGATGGTTCTGGTGCAAATGCGACTCATATTTCTGGCTTGGATAAG AGAAATCACAGAACAAAAAAAGCGGTGTTAGATGCATCTGTGCAAGAACTAGCCACTCGAGCAACTTCAAGAGCTGTGGCTGAAGCTGCCAAAAATATCACACCTCCAAAATCAGCTTACGAGTTTGAAGTCTCTTGGAGAGGCTTCGCTGGTGATCATGCCCTACAAGCTCGTTTGCTGAAG gcTATCTCTCCAAATGCACTGccccaaatatttaaaaacgCATTGTCTGCTTCTATCTTAATTGATATCGTCAAGGTGGTTGCCATGTTTTTCCC TGGAGAAGTGGATTTGGCTATCAAATATCTTGAATATTTAACCATGGTCCCAAGATTTGACTTCGTCATCATGTGTCTTTCATTAGCGGACAAGGCTG ATCTTCGAAAGGTATGGGATGAAACATTTTGTAATGAATTGACTCCGATTGAGTATGCAGAGATCCTTGATAATTTGCGTTCCAAATACTGCCTTAGCCAGTGA
- the LOC102624196 gene encoding uncharacterized protein LOC102624196 isoform X2: protein MEDFRGLRFSNATGARKKRSNISRRPWNDLQPLSDFRDLSSFSSTPPSENIDDGGFAESDEASNSGSFRDNNDHNGDYSKRHSEGVLAPINWRCTSNMGNFGAVSDGLGNENKVKKVKLKVGGITRTINAKSAQDGSAGAGSTRLYHYSDTQQPRQKLIIQEVSDDNRSISSDNRDSLQGSTWKDSSESDLRAEGSRSRIPYENIPTRQTEKYESVRKSKRVPKKRSLDGVFDDTNDVDDDEIRYLEKVKKSKVNTNYGAQYEDDKEGGSRKQRKISRVLKKNVDVLYEVNAGEFGSSKLGKDGKKLRSGRVSEDTDYLEEEEPLSDGEPEIKKKKTRKEFIDLLGDSKKEMTVTTRQRALQTGKDVTSGAGASLLEFPNGLPPVPPKKQKEKLSEVEQQLKRAEALQRRRMQVEKAARESEAEAIRKILGQDSNRKKREDKMKKRQEELAQEKAANAMVLASDTIRWTMGPSGTTVTFPSEVGLPSLFDHKPSSYPPPREKCAAPSCTNPYKYRDSKSKLPLCSLQCYKAINEKMPPVSAC, encoded by the exons ATGGAAGATTTCAGAGGATTAAGGTTCAGTAATGCAACTGGTGCAAGGAAGAAGAGGAGTAATATATCTCGTCGTCCTTGGAATGACTTGCAGCCACTCTCAGATTTCCGTGACCTTTCATCCTTCTCATCCACACCACCTTCAGAAAAT ATTGATGATGGAGGGTTTGCAGAATCTGATGAAGCTTCAAACAGTGGATCTTTTCGAGACAATAATGATCATAATGGTGATTATTCCAAAAGGCACAGTGAAGGAGTTCTTGCCCCAATTAATTGGAGATGCACAAGTAATATGGGGAATTTTGGAGCTGTTTCAGATGGATTAGGAAAcgaaaataaagtaaaaaaggTCAAGCTTAAAGTTGGTGGTATTACACGTACCATTAATGCCAAATCTGCACAAGATGGCAGTGCTGGAGCTGGTTCTACAAGGTTGTATCATTATTCAGACACCCAACAGCCACGGCAGAAGCTGATTATCCAG GAAGTTTCTGATGACAATCGTTCCATTAGTTCAGATAACAGAGATAGCTTGCAAGGTTCAACATGGAAAGATTCCTCTGAAAGTGATTTGAGGGCAGAGGGTTCTAGGAGTAGGATTCCTTATGAAAACATACCCACAAGGCAAACAGAAAAATATGAATCGGTTAGAAAGAGCAAGCGGGTCCCTAAGAAACGCTCTTTAGATGGAGTTTTTGATGATACAaatgatgttgatgatgatgagatcCGATACCTtgaaaaggttaaaaaatctaaagtcAACACCAATTATGGTGCACAATATGAAGATGACAAGGAAGGAGGAAGCAGGAAGCAAAGGAAGATATCAAGAGTATTAAAGAAGAATGTTGATGTGCTCTATGAAGTAAACGCGGGTGAGTTTGGCTCATCAAAATTGGGTAAGGATGGTAAGAAGTTGAGATCAGGGAGAGTATCTGAAGATACCGATTATCTAGAAGAGGAAGAGCCACTGTCAGACGGTGAACCTgaaattaagaagaagaaaacaagaaaagagtttattgatttattgggTGATTCTAAGAAAGAAATGACAGTTACCACTCGGCAACGTGCTCTCCAGACTGGCAAAGATGTCACATCTGGTGCTGGTGCAAGTCTACTTGAGTTCCCAAATGGTCTGCCCCCTGTTCCTCCTAAAA AGCAAAAGGAGAAATTGTCTGAAGTGGAACAGCAACTGAAAAGAGCAGAAGCTCTTCAGAGACGAAGGATGCAAGTGGAGAAGGCAGCAAGGGAATCTGAG GCCGAGGCAATCAGGAAAATACTAGGCCAAGATTCAAACAGAAAAAAGAGGGAggataaaatgaagaaacgACAAGAGGAATTGGCACAG GAGAAAGCTGCAAATGCAATGGTACTTGCATCAGACACCATTAGATGGACCATGGGTCCCTCAGGAACCACTGTAACATTCCCCAGCGAGGTTGGCTTGCCAAGTCTTTTTGATCATAAACCTAGCAG CTACCCTCCTCCCCGAGAAAAATGCGCTGCTCCATCATGTACAAATCCTTACAAGTATCGTGATTCCAAGTCCAAACTTCCTCTCTGCAGCCTCCAATGCTACAAGGCTATAAATGAAAAGATGCCTCCAGTATCTGCCTGTTAA